One Clostridium estertheticum DNA segment encodes these proteins:
- a CDS encoding spore germination protein translates to MKEIIDDKIQPEAEKNIEYLKELLKDNSDVIFRTFNVGDWKAALVYIDGMADKLLLDHYVLEPLMLCSKGIENVEQIKDSILSVTDMREVKKLSEGVNAALSGETLMFIDELNYAYVIATRLFPARGVGDPSGETVIRGARDGFTEILRFNTALIRRRIRDTRLRIKLKAIGARSKTDVAIMYIDDIVNKEVLQELGRRIDKINIDAVLDSAYIEQLIEDNKYSPFPQIQSTERPDVVAAALYEGRVALVVDNSPFAIIVPATLPNLFQSPDDYYQRWMHSSMVRFIRMLSILISLTAPSLYVAITSFHTAIIPTKLAYAIAASREGVPFPAFIEAIIMELFLALLMEAVVRLPRPIGATIGIVGGLIIGQSAVSAGLVSPIMIIIVAITAITTFVTPNYEVTMAFRLVRFLLIIASAIVGLYGIVIGLIILLIHLVRMKSFGIPYLAPAVNTNIADLKDMYIRGPISGLKERPKYMKTGDKIRQK, encoded by the coding sequence ATGAAAGAGATAATTGATGATAAGATCCAACCTGAAGCAGAAAAAAACATAGAGTACTTAAAAGAACTTTTGAAAGATAACTCGGATGTTATTTTTAGGACTTTTAATGTGGGAGATTGGAAAGCAGCACTAGTTTATATTGATGGAATGGCAGATAAACTGCTATTAGATCATTATGTATTAGAACCATTAATGTTATGTTCAAAAGGAATAGAAAATGTAGAACAAATAAAAGACAGTATACTTTCAGTGACTGATATGCGAGAAGTAAAAAAACTAAGTGAAGGAGTTAATGCCGCCCTTTCGGGGGAAACATTAATGTTTATAGATGAGTTAAATTATGCCTATGTTATTGCCACACGACTTTTTCCTGCTAGAGGGGTAGGTGATCCATCTGGTGAAACGGTAATTCGAGGAGCAAGAGATGGTTTTACAGAAATTCTAAGATTCAATACTGCTTTAATTAGAAGGCGAATTAGAGATACAAGGTTAAGAATTAAACTTAAAGCTATAGGAGCTAGATCGAAAACCGATGTGGCTATTATGTATATTGACGATATAGTCAATAAAGAAGTACTTCAGGAACTTGGGCGTAGAATAGACAAAATAAACATTGATGCAGTTCTTGATTCCGCCTATATTGAGCAACTAATAGAGGATAATAAATATTCTCCCTTTCCTCAAATACAAAGTACAGAGAGGCCAGATGTAGTAGCGGCGGCGCTGTACGAAGGTAGAGTAGCATTGGTTGTAGATAATTCACCCTTTGCAATTATTGTTCCAGCTACCTTGCCTAACTTATTTCAATCCCCAGATGATTATTATCAAAGGTGGATGCATAGTTCTATGGTTAGATTTATTAGGATGCTTTCTATACTTATCTCTCTTACGGCACCGTCACTGTATGTAGCAATTACCTCTTTTCATACAGCTATAATACCTACTAAATTAGCCTATGCTATAGCAGCTTCTAGGGAAGGTGTGCCATTTCCTGCATTTATAGAAGCTATAATTATGGAATTGTTTTTAGCGCTTCTTATGGAAGCTGTGGTTAGATTGCCAAGGCCTATTGGAGCTACTATTGGTATTGTAGGAGGCCTTATTATAGGGCAATCCGCAGTGAGTGCAGGATTAGTTAGTCCCATTATGATAATTATTGTGGCAATTACTGCTATTACTACATTTGTAACTCCTAATTATGAAGTTACTATGGCTTTTAGACTTGTGCGATTTCTGCTTATTATTGCTTCAGCAATTGTAGGTCTTTATGGGATAGTTATTGGGCTCATTATACTTCTCATTCATCTAGTTAGAATGAAAAGTTTTGGAATACCTTATTTAGCACCAGCGGTTAATACTAATATTGCGGATTTAAAAGATATGTATATTAGAGGTCCTATATCAGGGCTAAAAGAAAGGCCTAAATATATGAAAACAGGAGATAAGATAAGACAAAAATAA
- a CDS encoding GerAB/ArcD/ProY family transporter encodes MKDKKIIEDFGLFTTIVVAIVSIGTFSCPKEVIDKVGSDAWIVTLIGGVVIFLLLYLIYMVIKKNDFEDLTNILQNNFGKFLGGVFAITFAIYSIFIVALGMREFVEVIKLFLLRQTPTEFILMITILTGTYLVRGEIGDLVKFNEISFWIMFIPAFVVLILTAVNADFTNLLPVLNNKPADYFRASRYILFCFGGIEIAYLILPYVKNKNNSSRVLKKSIMFVTFFYLIVIILVLAVFSKMQSRILLWPTISMIRSLDIPGTFIERWEGIVMALWVLFYFTTFVNTYFFSSEIVKNVFKLKDIKLSSLLIMPIIYVIALYPENIAEIYTLQFETTPVILTAIFVFVLLPILILFIGKVKGKERWKSKDEI; translated from the coding sequence ATGAAGGATAAAAAAATAATTGAAGATTTTGGGCTATTTACTACTATTGTGGTAGCTATAGTAAGTATAGGGACATTTTCCTGCCCGAAAGAAGTCATTGATAAAGTAGGAAGCGATGCCTGGATAGTTACTTTAATCGGGGGGGTAGTAATTTTTTTATTACTATATCTTATATATATGGTTATTAAGAAAAATGATTTTGAGGATCTTACAAATATATTGCAGAATAATTTTGGTAAGTTTCTTGGAGGAGTATTTGCTATTACCTTTGCAATTTATAGTATATTTATTGTTGCCCTGGGAATGAGGGAATTTGTTGAAGTAATTAAACTATTTTTATTAAGACAGACTCCTACAGAATTTATTTTAATGATTACTATTTTAACAGGAACATACTTAGTTAGAGGTGAAATAGGTGATTTAGTTAAGTTTAATGAAATCTCATTTTGGATTATGTTTATTCCGGCTTTTGTAGTTTTAATACTTACCGCAGTAAATGCGGACTTTACAAATTTATTACCAGTACTTAATAATAAACCCGCTGATTACTTTAGGGCATCTAGATATATTTTATTCTGTTTTGGCGGAATTGAAATAGCCTATCTTATTCTTCCTTATGTCAAGAATAAGAACAATTCATCCCGAGTGTTAAAAAAGAGTATTATGTTTGTAACATTTTTTTATCTAATTGTAATAATACTTGTTTTAGCTGTGTTCTCTAAAATGCAGAGTAGGATTTTATTATGGCCAACTATTTCTATGATAAGGTCGTTAGATATACCAGGCACATTTATAGAGCGATGGGAAGGAATAGTAATGGCGTTATGGGTGCTTTTTTATTTCACTACCTTTGTTAACACATACTTCTTTTCTAGTGAGATTGTGAAAAATGTATTTAAATTGAAAGATATTAAACTATCTTCACTTTTAATTATGCCTATTATTTATGTCATAGCATTATATCCAGAGAATATAGCAGAAATTTATACTTTGCAATTCGAAACTACGCCAGTCATATTAACGGCTATATTTGTTTTTGTATTGTTGCCAATACTTATCTTGTTCATAGGTAAAGTTAAAGGTAAAGAGAGGTGGAAAAGTAAGGATGAAATTTAA
- a CDS encoding CLC_0170 family protein, translating into MKILDLFDVYFLTMMVIQGSVVLTMDARNFKKTENDSTSKKARIIGSLAIIIAIILFTLRSIF; encoded by the coding sequence ATGAAAATTTTAGATTTATTTGATGTGTACTTTTTAACGATGATGGTAATCCAAGGCTCAGTTGTACTTACTATGGATGCAAGAAATTTTAAAAAAACAGAAAATGACAGCACCAGCAAAAAAGCACGTATCATAGGCTCACTCGCAATTATTATAGCTATTATTCTATTTACACTGAGGTCTATATTTTAA